A single Lactuca sativa cultivar Salinas chromosome 8, Lsat_Salinas_v11, whole genome shotgun sequence DNA region contains:
- the LOC111906316 gene encoding disease resistance protein Roq1, whose protein sequence is MASSSPSSPSVPAFSYQLWKYHVFISFRGVDTRKNIVDHLYKALLQRGISTYKDDETLPRGELIRQSLMKAIKDSYIAIIVFSKNFANSSWCLEELSYIMKCRDTRGLIVIPIFHKVSPSVIQKCGEALFEHKLKNEKKAKSWRKALVYACSISGLETQRIANGHEAKCIEVIVDTILERLHQDVSNLNISNVNGNLIGIEARKQGLISAFELGFDGVCMVGIWGVGGGGKTTLASSVYDDISSNFDGCCFIKNVREESCNKAGLERLQEKILCGVLKQEQVHVTRVEEGKRMIKDRLHRRKVLIVLDDVDHLDQLEALAGSENWFGEGSRIIITTRDQHLLVAHRVNVIHDICLLNDDEATNLFRKHAPRNGRPIEDYELLSKVVVSYAGGLPLALNILGSFLCDKDMNEWRSALARLKEIPDANILEVLKISFDGLTKVEKELFLDIACFFMGREKDKAMGILEACGYHSVIGIKVLVQKALITISEDGEFDMHDLVQEMGHYIVRGEHPNNPEKHSRIWKKEDVLKICAMDATMVSANKKQRRWFGLNIKQRVKATRLLPEMFRPRELSGLTLSELVQKQLWDAYKAGDSVMLLPENNEMDYYNSVTRLDCGTSHGYDQTADSDDEDEDEDGDTRLNPVPKEAEKNDRIDREILKMLEKGKNKVEVEVVDQMETMEDRIVNRMKGFLHERIDRLEDKMVERMDMLENRMMKMEGIVVKRMERLTNKTVEMEGGVVQRIERLTNKMVERMDMLENRVGDVDK, encoded by the exons ATGGCATCTTCATCACCATCTTCTCCTTCAGTGCCTGCCTTTTCTTATCAGCTTTGGAAGTACCATGTTTTTATTAGTTTTAGAGGAGTGGATACTCGTAAGAACATTGTGGATCATCTCTACAAAGCTCTTCTACAACGAGGGATCTCCACTTACAAGGACGACGAAACACTTCCTAGGGGCGAATTAATCAGGCAATCCCTTATGAAGGCGATCAAAGACTCATATATTGCCATCATTGTATTCTCTAAAAACTTTGCAAATTCTTCATGGTGCTTAGAGGAGCTTTCATATATTATGAAATGCAGAGATACAAGAGGGCTAATAGTTATCCCCATCTTTCATAAGGTCAGTCCCTCTGTGATACAGAAATGTGGAGAAGCACTCTTTGAACATAAGCTGAAGAACGAAAAGAAAGCTAAATCTTGGAGAAAAGCACTTGTGTATGCATGTAGCATATCTGGATTGGAAACCCAACGAATTGCCAATGG GCATGAGGCAAAGTGCATTGAAGTAATTGTTGACACAATTTTGGAGAGGTTGCATCAAGATGTTTCAAATCTGAATATTTCAAATGTGAATGGCAACCTGATCGGAATAGAGGCTCGCAAGCAAGGATTGATTTCAGCGTTCGAACTTGGTTTTGATGGTGTGTGCATGGTTGGAATATGGGGGGTTGGGGGCGGTGGCAAGACTACTCTTGCCTCTTCTGTTTATGATGACATCTCTAGCAATTTTGATGGTTGTTGCTTTATAAAAAATGTCCGGGAGGAATCATGTAATAAAGCCGGTTTAGAAAGATTGCAAGAAAAAATTCTTTGTGGTGTTTTGAAACAAGAACAAGTGCATGTAACGAGAGTTGAGGAAGGAAAACGCATGATAAAGGATAGGTTACACCGTAGAAAGgtcttgattgttcttgatgaTGTTGATCACCTTGACCAACTAGAAGCATTAGCTGGATCAGAAAACTGGTTTGGTGAAGGAAGCCGAATAATAATCACGACTAGAGATCAACATTTATTAGTTGCACACAGAGTAAATGTGATACACGATATTTGCTTGTTAAATGATGATGAGGCCACCAACCTCTTTCGCAAGCATGCACCCCGGAATGGCAGACCTATAGAAGACTATGAGCTGCTTTCAAAAGTGGTGGTCTCTTATGCTGGTGGGCTTCCATTAGCACTTAATATTCTCGGTAGTTTTCTATGTGACAAAGATATGAATGAGTGGAGGAGTGCCTTGGCTAGATTGAAAGAAATTCCAGATGCTAATATTTTGGAAGTTCTAAAGATTAGCTTTGATGGACTGACAAAGGTTGAGAAAGAGTTGTTCCTTGATATTGCATGTTTCTTTATGGGGAGGGAGAAAGACAAAGCAATGGGGATTCTTGAGGCTTGTGGTTATCATTCTGTTATAGGCATAAAGGTGTTGGTACAAAAGGCTCTCATAACTATTTCAGAAGATGGAGAGTTTGATATGCATGATCTGGTGCAAGAAATGGGACACTACATTGTTAGAGGGGAACACCCTAACAATCCCGAAAAACATAGTAGGATATGGAAGAAGGAAGATGTTCTAAAAATATGTGCAATGGATGCAACGATG GTTAGTGCAAACAAGAAGCAACGTCGGTGGTTTGGTTTGAACATTAAACAGAGAGTGAAGGCTACACGTTTATTGCCAGAAATGTTTCGACCAAGGGAGCTTTCGGGTCTAACATTGAGTGAACTCGTGCAAAAACAACTTTGGGATGCTTATAAG GCAGGTGATTCTGTTATGTTGCTGCCAGAAAACAATGAGATGGACTACTACAACAGCGTGACACGTCTAGATTGTGGCACTTCTCATGGGTATGATCAGACAGCTGATTCTGATGATGAGGATGAGGATGAGGATGGAGACACAAGACTGAACCCTGTGCCTAAGGAGGCAGAGAAAAATGACAGGATAGACAGGGAGATTTTGAAGATGTTGGAAAAGGGGAAGAACAAGGTAGAGGTGGAGGTTGTGGATCAGATGGAAACAATGGAAGATAGGATTGTAAATAGGATGAAAGGGTTTCTTCACGAGAGGATAGATAGGTTGGAGGATAAAATGGTGGAGAGGATGGATATGTTGGAGAATAGAATGATGAAGATGGAAGGGATTGTTGTGAAAAGGATGGAGAGATTGACAAATAAAACGGTGGAGATGGAAGGAGGGGTTGTGCAGAGGATTGAGAGGTTGACAAATAAAATGGTGGAGAGAATGGATATGTTGGAGAATAGGGTGGGAGATGTCGACAAATAA